The following are encoded together in the Flammeovirga agarivorans genome:
- the aguB gene encoding N-carbamoylputrescine amidase, translating into MKKVTVSATQTSFTWDKEDNLRKAEKLVREAASKGAQIILLSELFETPYFCLQPDEKHFELAKPVEENAAVKHFQKIAKELEVVLPISFYERENHARYNSIAIIDADGSILGVYRKTHIPDSPGYFEKFFFNPGDTGFKVWDTRYAKIGVGICWDQWFPETARSMALMGAEVLFFPTAIGSEPQDPNLISKDHWQATQCGHAAANVTPVVAANRFGRETTTDVFDKDAKEVGITFYGSSFIANEHGQKVEEAGQDEEAVLVHTFDLDDIEKTRTSWGLFRDRRPEYYEVITSSDGVHPNKF; encoded by the coding sequence ATGAAAAAAGTTACAGTATCTGCAACACAAACAAGTTTTACTTGGGACAAAGAAGATAACCTTAGAAAAGCAGAAAAATTAGTTCGTGAAGCAGCATCAAAAGGTGCTCAAATTATCTTATTATCAGAATTATTTGAAACTCCTTATTTCTGTTTACAACCAGATGAGAAACACTTTGAGTTAGCAAAACCTGTTGAAGAAAATGCTGCAGTAAAACACTTTCAAAAAATCGCAAAAGAATTAGAAGTAGTTTTACCTATTTCATTTTATGAAAGAGAAAACCATGCAAGATATAATTCAATCGCTATTATCGATGCAGACGGTTCAATTTTAGGTGTTTACAGAAAAACACACATTCCTGATAGCCCAGGTTATTTTGAAAAATTCTTCTTTAACCCTGGCGACACTGGATTTAAAGTTTGGGATACTCGTTATGCGAAAATCGGTGTAGGTATCTGTTGGGACCAATGGTTCCCTGAAACAGCTCGTTCAATGGCTTTGATGGGTGCTGAAGTTTTATTCTTCCCGACAGCGATTGGTTCAGAACCTCAAGATCCAAACCTTATCTCAAAAGATCACTGGCAAGCAACACAATGCGGTCATGCTGCTGCTAATGTAACTCCAGTAGTTGCTGCCAATCGTTTTGGTAGAGAAACTACTACAGACGTTTTTGATAAAGATGCTAAAGAAGTGGGCATCACATTTTATGGTTCTTCTTTCATTGCAAATGAGCATGGACAAAAAGTAGAAGAAGCCGGACAAGATGAAGAAGCAGTATTAGTACATACTTTCGACTTAGACGATATCGAAAAAACTCGTACTTCATGGGGTCTATTCAGAGATAGAAGACCTGAATATTATGAAGTAATTACGTCTAGTGATGGTGTTCACCCTAATAAATTCTAA
- the aguA gene encoding agmatine deiminase, whose product MSTLLNSTPKKDGYYMPAEWTEHERTWMHWPERTDTWRMGAKPGQEAFVKVATAIAEFEPVTVCASNNQFENASAMLSHPNIRVIELTQDDAWMRDSGPTFLVNDEGGLRGVDWKFNAYGGTYNGLYAPFNHDDQVAHKVLAIENADRYRTENFVTEGGSIHTDGEGTVMIVEEVFMNPGRNPGLSREEMEDYLKNYLNVEKVLWVPRGIYNDETSGHIDNMAFFIRPTEVVLAWTDDKNDPQYERSLEAYNYLTSVTDAKGRKITVHKLPVPSPMITTEKDVEGIDVSETAKNRQVGDRLAGSYINCLICNGGVILPKYGDENDDVAAKILQDLMPDHKVVQVETREILLGGGNIHCITQQQPKV is encoded by the coding sequence ATGTCAACATTATTAAATTCTACTCCGAAAAAAGACGGTTATTATATGCCAGCAGAATGGACTGAGCATGAAAGAACTTGGATGCACTGGCCAGAACGTACTGATACATGGCGTATGGGTGCGAAGCCAGGTCAGGAAGCATTTGTTAAAGTGGCAACAGCGATCGCTGAGTTTGAACCTGTAACAGTATGTGCTTCTAACAACCAGTTTGAGAACGCTAGTGCAATGCTTTCACACCCTAATATCCGTGTTATTGAGCTAACTCAAGATGATGCATGGATGCGTGACTCTGGTCCTACTTTTTTAGTAAATGATGAAGGTGGACTGAGAGGCGTAGACTGGAAGTTCAATGCATATGGTGGTACTTACAATGGTTTGTACGCCCCTTTTAATCATGATGATCAAGTGGCTCACAAAGTACTTGCCATAGAAAATGCTGATCGTTACAGAACTGAAAACTTTGTAACAGAAGGTGGTTCAATCCATACTGATGGAGAAGGTACAGTAATGATCGTTGAGGAAGTATTCATGAACCCTGGTAGAAACCCTGGTTTATCAAGAGAAGAAATGGAAGACTATTTAAAAAATTATTTAAATGTCGAGAAAGTTCTTTGGGTACCAAGAGGAATCTATAATGATGAGACTTCTGGACACATCGACAATATGGCGTTCTTTATTCGTCCTACAGAAGTTGTTCTTGCATGGACAGATGATAAAAATGATCCTCAATATGAGCGTTCACTAGAAGCATACAATTACCTTACTAGTGTAACTGATGCAAAAGGTCGTAAAATCACAGTTCATAAATTACCAGTTCCTTCACCAATGATAACAACAGAAAAAGATGTTGAAGGAATTGATGTTTCTGAAACTGCTAAAAATCGACAAGTTGGTGACCGTTTAGCTGGTTCTTATATCAATTGTCTGATCTGTAATGGTGGTGTCATCTTACCAAAATATGGAGATGAAAACGACGATGTGGCTGCAAAAATCTTACAAGACTTAATGCCTGATCACAAAGTTGTACAAGTAGAAACAAGAGAAATTCTTTTAGGAGGTGGTAATATTCACTGTATTACACAACAACAACCTAAAGTTTAA
- a CDS encoding ammonium transporter: MKKYIYLIVSVLLMAFTSVQAQTTEIINITEVQQVANTPALNSGDTAWILVSTALVLFMMLPGLALFYAGLVHKKNVLSILMNICVITGIGSLLWFGGLYSLAFSGDGSFVGDFHKLFLNGVTANSLHGSIPEPLFAVFQMTFAVITPGLFIGAFAERMKLKAVALFSALWLILVYAPVTHWVWGGGWLQQMGVIDLAGGIVVHATAGIAALLLAVLIGPRIKNKHSKKAPYNIPMVMIGASMLWVGWFGFNAGSQLHANGAAGMTLLVTHLAAAAACITWVVLEWAKNGKPTLISIVTGMIAGLATVTPASGNIGPMGAVIIGITASLVCFNMVDVVKKKWKIDDALDVFAVHGVGGILGTIMVAFLGTEMFGGHGVTDVISQLGVQVTALVAAVSWSALMTFLIVKICKSTVGFRVSEKVEEEGLDIVEVGEFI, encoded by the coding sequence ATGAAAAAATATATTTACCTCATCGTGTCCGTACTTCTAATGGCATTTACTTCTGTGCAAGCACAAACGACAGAAATAATAAACATTACTGAAGTACAACAAGTAGCCAATACTCCTGCTTTAAATAGTGGAGATACTGCATGGATATTAGTATCTACAGCTCTTGTTTTATTTATGATGTTACCTGGCTTGGCATTATTCTATGCTGGGTTGGTACACAAAAAAAATGTTTTATCCATTCTGATGAATATCTGTGTCATTACAGGTATTGGATCATTATTATGGTTCGGTGGACTCTATAGTCTTGCCTTCTCAGGTGATGGAAGCTTTGTGGGAGATTTCCACAAATTGTTCTTAAATGGAGTAACAGCAAACAGTCTTCATGGGAGTATTCCTGAACCATTATTTGCTGTTTTTCAAATGACATTTGCTGTAATCACTCCTGGTTTATTTATTGGTGCATTTGCAGAAAGAATGAAATTAAAAGCAGTTGCATTGTTTTCTGCACTTTGGTTAATTCTAGTTTATGCTCCAGTTACTCACTGGGTATGGGGCGGTGGTTGGTTACAACAAATGGGTGTAATTGACCTTGCAGGAGGTATTGTCGTTCATGCTACTGCTGGTATTGCTGCTTTATTATTAGCCGTTTTAATTGGCCCTAGAATTAAAAATAAACATTCGAAAAAAGCTCCATACAACATTCCAATGGTAATGATTGGTGCATCGATGTTATGGGTAGGTTGGTTTGGATTCAACGCAGGTAGTCAATTACATGCAAATGGAGCCGCTGGCATGACCCTACTAGTAACCCATTTAGCTGCAGCTGCTGCATGTATCACTTGGGTAGTACTTGAATGGGCTAAGAACGGTAAACCTACATTAATTTCTATTGTTACAGGTATGATTGCTGGTTTAGCAACAGTTACTCCTGCATCTGGTAATATTGGTCCAATGGGAGCTGTTATCATCGGAATAACTGCAAGCTTAGTCTGTTTCAACATGGTAGATGTTGTAAAAAAGAAATGGAAAATAGATGACGCTTTAGATGTATTTGCTGTACATGGTGTTGGTGGTATCCTGGGTACTATTATGGTTGCTTTTTTAGGTACTGAAATGTTTGGAGGCCATGGAGTAACTGACGTAATCAGTCAATTAGGAGTACAAGTAACAGCCTTAGTGGCTGCTGTATCATGGTCAGCATTAATGACATTCTTGATCGTCAAAATATGCAAATCAACTGTTGGGTTTAGAGTCTCTGAAAAAGTAGAGGAAGAAGGTCTAGATATCGTTGAAGTTGGAGAATTTATATAA
- a CDS encoding NfeD family protein → MKTFIKSSLNWLLLMCVFYPVMAENVPVVFEFPIREDIDPRSSRKVSLALEEATKNKADYVIINMNTYGGAVNDADKIRQLILDYPQPVYVFINKNAASAGALISIACDSIYMESGSNIGAATVVMGGSGEAAPDKYQSYMRSMMRSTAETNGRNPQIAEAMVDQDLVVEGISEEGEVITFTVAEALEHGFCEAEVTGIPEIMERNGISNYELVEYSPSSVENIISIFLNPAVSSILILIILGGIYFELQSPGIGFPIAAAITAGILYLVPYYLSGMAANWELIVIGIGFLLILLEVFVVPGFGITGISGITFMIFGLTLVMLDNDFLDFTFVAPERIMTSLISVLAAVFIGGIGVFAFAHKIVDSPTFAKVGLSEKMDSDQGYSADFLGTSYIGQTGTAHTVLRPSGKVKIEDNYYDATTEGGFISKGTAVEVIEQNGSSLKVRELV, encoded by the coding sequence ATGAAAACATTTATCAAATCTTCCTTGAATTGGCTATTACTTATGTGTGTTTTCTATCCAGTAATGGCGGAAAACGTTCCTGTAGTTTTTGAATTTCCAATTAGAGAAGATATCGACCCAAGATCATCAAGAAAGGTATCACTAGCTTTAGAAGAAGCAACAAAAAATAAAGCAGATTATGTAATCATCAATATGAATACCTATGGGGGAGCAGTAAACGATGCTGATAAAATAAGACAACTTATTTTAGATTATCCTCAACCGGTATATGTTTTTATCAACAAAAATGCAGCAAGTGCAGGAGCATTAATATCTATCGCTTGTGATTCTATTTATATGGAGTCTGGATCAAATATAGGAGCAGCTACTGTTGTGATGGGAGGCTCAGGTGAAGCGGCTCCTGATAAATACCAATCATATATGAGATCTATGATGAGATCGACAGCAGAAACAAATGGTCGAAATCCTCAGATCGCAGAAGCCATGGTAGATCAGGATTTGGTTGTTGAAGGAATTTCTGAAGAAGGCGAAGTAATAACCTTTACAGTTGCTGAGGCATTGGAACATGGTTTTTGTGAAGCAGAAGTAACTGGAATTCCAGAAATCATGGAAAGAAATGGTATTAGTAATTATGAATTAGTTGAATATAGTCCATCATCTGTTGAAAACATTATTTCTATCTTTTTGAACCCAGCAGTAAGTAGTATTTTAATCTTAATTATTCTAGGCGGAATTTATTTTGAACTACAGTCTCCAGGTATTGGGTTTCCAATAGCTGCAGCAATTACAGCGGGTATTCTGTATTTAGTGCCTTACTATTTAAGTGGTATGGCAGCTAATTGGGAGTTGATCGTAATAGGTATTGGTTTTCTATTAATTCTACTCGAAGTTTTTGTCGTACCTGGATTCGGAATCACGGGTATTTCTGGGATAACATTTATGATTTTCGGCTTAACATTAGTGATGTTGGATAATGATTTTCTTGATTTCACTTTTGTTGCTCCAGAAAGAATCATGACTTCACTGATTAGTGTCCTTGCAGCCGTTTTTATTGGAGGTATAGGAGTGTTTGCTTTTGCCCATAAAATTGTTGATTCCCCTACTTTTGCGAAGGTGGGTTTATCAGAAAAAATGGATAGTGATCAAGGATATTCTGCTGACTTTTTGGGTACATCTTATATTGGTCAAACTGGTACAGCGCATACTGTTCTACGTCCATCTGGCAAAGTTAAAATTGAAGATAATTATTACGATGCTACCACAGAAGGAGGTTTTATATCTAAAGGAACAGCCGTTGAAGTGATTGAACAAAATGGATCTTCTTTAAAAGTAAGAGAGTTGGTTTAA
- a CDS encoding DUF4905 domain-containing protein has product MQTTRYNFEAHGQVWRVMYDESISTLLVEMRDPEKKEVSFAALNLYSGDVLWEGLQMDESWWVTMAGVKDGMLYFTHFAPDNRMPTVQKLQKLDILQALIIEDNVEDPKDISSAKDVSSPVIYPIDSEHHATLKKFLESKDIQVADSDIHYMETTSEIIFAYLVKNEEKLQRKILICDVEGNIIFKDAMDSVVNEQIMDSFFVIDKMLLYIKEKEILCGLPLDKTI; this is encoded by the coding sequence ATGCAAACAACAAGGTATAATTTCGAAGCTCATGGGCAGGTTTGGAGAGTGATGTATGACGAGAGTATTTCAACTCTATTAGTAGAAATGAGAGATCCTGAAAAAAAAGAGGTTTCTTTTGCTGCCTTAAACCTATATTCAGGTGATGTACTTTGGGAAGGATTACAAATGGATGAGTCTTGGTGGGTAACAATGGCAGGAGTAAAAGACGGTATGCTATATTTTACACATTTTGCCCCCGACAATCGTATGCCTACGGTTCAAAAATTACAGAAACTGGATATTCTTCAAGCACTAATTATTGAAGATAATGTTGAAGACCCGAAGGATATCAGCAGTGCTAAAGATGTATCATCCCCCGTAATTTACCCGATTGATTCTGAACACCACGCTACCCTCAAAAAATTCTTAGAATCTAAGGATATTCAAGTAGCCGATAGTGACATTCACTACATGGAAACTACTTCGGAGATCATTTTTGCGTATTTGGTTAAAAATGAAGAAAAACTTCAAAGAAAAATATTAATTTGTGATGTTGAAGGAAACATTATTTTCAAAGATGCAATGGATTCTGTTGTCAACGAACAAATTATGGACAGCTTCTTTGTGATCGATAAAATGCTTCTTTATATTAAGGAAAAAGAAATTTTATGTGGTCTACCCCTTGACAAAACCATATAG